The Pangasianodon hypophthalmus isolate fPanHyp1 chromosome 14, fPanHyp1.pri, whole genome shotgun sequence nucleotide sequence GCCAAACAAACACTCGTCACCCCCTCCTTTCCTGCTGATCActttatatgagactgatatgGACACATCACcgctccactccacctcccagtaacagcgtccacacacactctccttacacaacacctgacACCAGTaatcaaatctctctggatgatcagagtaTTGTTGTTTTGTCTTACTGCATGTCACCGCTCTGTTCTCCTCAGAGAGAATGAGTtcatgatgtgctgtgtttggatccagagtcagataacagaaaacTAAAAAGTAAAAGGTGCACAGGTTAGATGTTAATCACAGGATttataatgaatgtgtgtgtgtgtgtgagagagagagacacctgtCTGTGTTCCTGTGTAATGCTGCTCTATATgaaatatagtgtgtgtgtgtgtgtgttttacacctacactgcagaaaatcttctctgctTTTTGGTTCTGAGGGTAAAATCATCGGAACTGCTCCAGCTGTGGGAACACAGAGATAAAATGGAGATGGAAAACATGATGTGGAAACAGTTAAAAGTAGGAATATAAAAAATTTGATTCCTATCTGGTTTCAGACAGACACCTCAACAATGTCACCATCTCAGTGGGGCGACTCTTCATATTTGAATTCATGGAGGTAACTACGGTTCTctctaaaatataatattagttTGTGGATTTGTGATTAGGTTCTGTTGACTTTATGTATCTGGTAAATTTGTCTTGATGTAGTTTTCAAGGCTAATGCTAATACTTTGTGGTTTTACGCAGTCTTGTCACTGCTTACTTCTTATTACTGTTATATGAATTTTATGGCTCTCTTTAATGTGATGCAGCACaaatgtttgcttgtttacCTTGTGGATGGATTTTGTTGAATTCCTTCTCACAGATTTTCTCGACTTGTTTtttcagatctgagagagatttcctcactccatcaaatgagagatgttgattgACAGTGATGCTGGGTGAGTCCTCACATCCAGGAGGAACACAGAGAGACGGGAAACTctacagagaggaaacacataatagagaaggagaaaagtgtAGGAGAGGTACAAATGAATCTCAGACTGAatcagacacaaagacacacttgTGATCTCAGACAGGAacatttattgttgctgtaATGAGCTTTTAGGAGGAAACTTTGTGAGGAACAGCGGcctctgtagatcagacagtgagtgttacctggaggaagtggatgtgatcgtgtgtgtgtgaaagctgctccagctcagtgactctcttCTTatgatcagcaatctcctgctctaGTTGCttcaggagtcgttcagctcgactcagttcagctttctcctgagctctgatcagcttcTTCAActccgagcgctttttctccatggagctgatcagctcagtaaagatcctctcactgtcaTCTACTGCTGCCTGTGAACGCTTctgctagcacacacacacacacacacacacacacacacacatgatggaGGTCTGTTTAaagtctttctctttgtgtgtgtgtgtgttttcactcctCACCTTAATAGTGTCCACAgtctgtttcagctcctgcaccttcttctgcttctcctggatcttctgctgggatttcatctgctcctccttTAGCTCATTCTGAgaccaaataaaatacatttcactatTTCTGGAGCTCATGCTCTGCAgaattatagtaaaaaaaataataataaacatagcAAAAATgggaaacatttaaataaattttaaaaaatcagctagcagaaatattaatgttaactgaaaataatataaacatcaaCACAGTAATAACACTTACAGAGCTTTAACATGGTCTTGTGAAGACTTTAGCTGTAAAATGGTGTAAGAAGGTTGCTGGGTGTTGGCTGTTTAAAGTACACTGTCTGGTCTGACTGGTTTAATACTTCCTTACCAGcaacacttttaataaaacaattcacTTCACAGTGATTGCGTCTTATAACAGATCAAATCAACTGAATAGAAATGTCATTAGAACGTATATAGAATTAGACTTTATACAAAAAGAAATTTGTATATATTGAGTTGGAAAAGAATAATAAGATCcagttctcacctgtttttcagttctttctgcTTTAGCTACAACAGTATCATGGTCTCTGTGTTGATCCATCGTACACAGATAACAGATGAAGCTTTGgtcagtacgacagtagatctccATCAGTTTGTCGTGCtcagagcagatcttctcttggAGCTCTGCACAGGCTTCAACCAACTTGTGCTTCTTAAAGGCCGGAGACTGATAGTGAGGTTGAAGATGATCTTCACAGTAGGAGGCCAGACACACCAGACAGGTCTTGAGAGCTTTGCGGTTTATTCCAGTGCAGAAATCGCACTTCACGTCTCCTGGTCCAGtgtaacagtgagcaggaggAGCAGCTTggggtttcttcttcttcttgagtTTCTCCAAcacttcagccagcatgttttttcggcgtagaacaggccttggagtgaaagtCTCTCTACACTGGGGGCAGCTGTAGACTCCCTTCACATCCTCCTGATCCCAGCggccattaatacacaccttacagaaacAATGTCCACAATGGAGAGTCACTGGAtccttcaggagatccagacaCACTGAACAGCTGAACTGATCCATTTTcctgcactcactcacactgatcgagagagagagagagagagagagaacagcactCTGAGTGTTCTGAGTTTCGTTATCTCTTTAGTTAATTTCCTGTtcttgtgtgttatgtgttagaGTAGGTAGGGCTTTAAAGAATGGTCAGATTACTTGCCTGACTTGTTCCAAATTTCTCTGTTGCATGTTTGAATGTGCATTTATATAATTGCTggaatattttacagtaaaaccaCATTGACAGCACATCACTGTTACACTGACTCAATAAAACACTGACTCAATTAAGAAAAGACACACTCACATCACaaaggttttaaaatgtatttggcTTGATGGCCAGATCAGTCTTCTGGAAGCATTGAGACTCTCAGGACATGGATAATAACCTTGTTCCTCCTCTATCTAcctttaagaaagaaaagaaacaatgttAAACCATCAAATTATCGAGACTAAATTCAAATTGTGAAAGAAATtttgtgaaatgaaaagaaCCCAGTCAGTAGCTTTGCTAGTTTTGGCTAACAGGTCAGCAGTGTCATCTGCTCTTTGTGTTGGTTTTCTGTTTTGGTCTCCATCCTGCTCCTGATATAAAAAAGAGTATcctccttatttttattttaacagttaatCTTTAGCTAATCTCCCAACAACATAGttatcctgtcaggttagcatgTGTCAGCTAGCTGTCTAGCGTTAGCCACCACTGAAGACTGCATTACACTGATGAATTGTGGTAAAATAAATGATCAGTTTAGTCTCCAAATTCAGTCTGTCACCAtcagcagaaaacacacacatcactcagtgtggtttgtttatttatttatttattttcccgaAATTAAGTAGAAGCTAGCCTCCTGTTAGCTAACGTAAGTGTGGTTATGAGCAGCTCATGCTGAatggatggtgtgtgtatggaccACATCCCACATCGTTTCTGTTCTTTAAATACCTAAATGTCTGTAATAGGACacgtgtttatatacagtataaaaaaacagcatcaatCCTGATACATACAAAAAgaataatgaatttttaaaatggcgTTTAAATTCACATGAATGTTAAATTCATACTGTGTTTGtctttattgttaatatttttattagcagAACACATTAAAGTTTGGAACAAAGAAGTTGGCAGACTGGACTTGTGTTCACAGATAGTTGGAAAGAACTTACAGCATTTCTGTACTTTTGGTACTTAAACTAAACATAAGATCAGATACTTTAACACTTCTGTTTACGGCTTTTTTGGGGGTTACTGCAAATTTTAGTTCGTTTCCCAGTAAggtttttcaatttttattgaAGAGTATTTGAGAAAATTAAAGAACAAGCATGAACTATAAGACTTGAAACACTCATATCTTATACACCTAGATCAAACAGGATTTATCAAAGGAAAACACTTAagtattaaaatctaaaaaaaaaatactgttctaagttttaaagtttttaaatttttaaacaatttctcTTCCCACTTATTGTTGTGGAAAAttgattaaatgcattttattgaaTTATACATCTTCAAAATCCAAACACTAGTGTGTCATGTCAACCCTGGAATCGGCGTCCAACTATATCATCCATAACACCACGCTGCCTACAGACATGGCCTCCAAGGACTCCAACTCCCATCACGTACGTTCCCTCTCACCTGACTACTGATCATCTTCACCTGAAACTcattacacaccacagtacataAGGACTCAACTCGAAGTATACACTCGGTGTTTCATACCAGTTTTTGCCGAGCAGTTCATTGTGTAATAGTCTCTCTGGTTTTGATTCTAGTTCTGGTTTTCTGATTTTTGCTTTGTGCTGTTCATGCTGTTTTCACCTCGCTTGACCATTGCCTGTTTCTTGACTTAGTCTTTGCTTTATGTTTTGGATCTGATTGAAAGCTTTCTAAATAAAGCTGTTGTGTACCTGCATTTGCACACATATCTGCTGCCTGACAGAATACTTAGCCTcaacatggatgcagcaggtaATCTGGAGTGGCGTCAGGTGCTAGTGGCTCAGGGCCACTTCGTCAGAGAGCAACAGCAGCAGATAGCCATGCTTAGAGCACAGCTAGCACAGCTCCATGCCACCGCGACAGCTTCACTAACTCCTCTGGAGGCAACCTGCCTATCTGCTTCCTCAGTCATCACATGCCCAGAGAAATATAAGATCACGCAACTGGTCATGCTGTTGACTGGCAAAGTGCTCACATGGGCCACGGCTGTATGGTCCCAAGGGAGTGAGCACGCGACGTCCTATGATGAGTCCTTCAGCTTTTCCAGCGTGTCTTCGACCACTCTCAGGAAGGCAAGAAGATAGGTGAGGGACTTCTCTGCCACTAGCAAGGGGACCTGAGTGTGGCCAAGTTTGTCCTAAACCTCCTCACATTAGGCAATAAAACCTAATGTGCCTATACCTACGAACATAGACACGTTCTTTAGCTTTGAGGTTCAATTATTAAAGATTGATATTTTGGGTTCTGTTGTTTGTGCTCTGGTGTACAGGCCCCCAAATTTCACAAGGACTTCGTTCATCAATTTTCTCAACTCCCCTCTGATTTATTGTCTCGCTATGATAGATTGCTGGTTCTTGGGGATTTTAACCTTCATCTCCGTTGTCCATCTAAACCTGTGAATCTTGTGCATTTTGTCTCAGGTCCTAATCATATCTTGTAATGTCTTCtggtttttctgtaaataatcttGAAGTTTTGGATTCTGGTATTTCTGATCATTATTCAGTTATGTTTGAATCTATTTGTTTCTGCCCTCCTCATCCTGTGTCTCAGTCTCCGAACATCTCTCATGTCATCCATGCCTCTACTGCTAGCCAGGTTTCAGATTATTACCTGGCTCACTTTacagatgtttttaataatgataCTGTAGAGCTGgttgatgtttttaataatacgTGCTCCCTTACTTTAGACTCTATCGCTCTTCTCAAGTCCAGAAAAGTTAAGGGGAAAGATACTCTTCAGCCCTGGTTTAAAGATTGCACCCAAGCTCTTAGACAAGAATGTGGAAGAATGACAAACTGCAGGTGTCATGACATTTTTACGACATGCTTAACAAGTTATCAGAGGTCTGAGAAAGAGGCAAAATCAAAGTATCTCAATAAATTAATGGCTCAGAATGCAAATAGGCCTAAAGTATTGTTTAATACTATTGACTCTGTGTTAAATCCTTTTGCTGTTGGTGCTGAGAATGCTCCTCAGTCTTgtgatgaatttttttcattcataaaacTGAAGagattcattcttttattatgCCTTGAAAATTTGACCACCTTCAGGGATCACCTCTGCTCAGCTATTTAACCAACTTTCAACCAGTCTCCTCAGCCAAGCTCTCTGACTTAATCTCTCAGATGAAGTGTTCATGTTGTGTGATGGATGTTCTCCCTGCACGTCTTTTGAAAGATGTTTTTGTAACTGCCATTCCAATTGTGCagcctttgcttaaaaaaaactcatcttGA carries:
- the LOC128320065 gene encoding tripartite motif-containing protein 16-like translates to MDQFSCSVCLDLLKDPVTLHCGHCFCKVCINGRWDQEDVKGVYSCPQCRETFTPRPVLRRKNMLAEVLEKLKKKKKPQAAPPAHCYTGPGDVKCDFCTGINRKALKTCLVCLASYCEDHLQPHYQSPAFKKHKLVEACAELQEKICSEHDKLMEIYCRTDQSFICYLCTMDQHRDHDTVVAKAERTEKQNELKEEQMKSQQKIQEKQKKVQELKQTVDTIKKRSQAAVDDSERIFTELISSMEKKRSELKKLIRAQEKAELSRAERLLKQLEQEIADHKKRVTELEQLSHTHDHIHFLQSFPSLCVPPGCEDSPSITVNQHLSFDGVRKSLSDLKKQVEKICEKEFNKIHPQAGAVPMILPSEPKSREDFLQFFCYLTLDPNTAHHELILSEENRAVTCSKTKQQYSDHPERFDYWCQVLCKESVCGRCYWEVEWSGDVSISVSYKVISRKGGGDECLFGYNSQSWSLVCFLSSVSFCHSDIETELQGPASSRIGVYVDHSAGTLSFYSVSDTMRLLHRVHTTFTQPLYTGFWIGSYDSTVRLRNPI